The following are from one region of the Nicotiana tomentosiformis chromosome 7, ASM39032v3, whole genome shotgun sequence genome:
- the LOC104105884 gene encoding uncharacterized protein: MQFFQVPNKTQHSTNPFKNLIIISCFGCMIYLVCTIFLAPNNNKHFHTSVSLQDDELSSQTNLDHIVFGIASNEQSCSKRKEYVKLWWEPHIMRGCVFLEKMPPFSSNRTYNESLPPICISEDTSRFRYTHRGGTPSAIRVARVVSETVALNHSNVRWFVFGDDDTIFFPENLVKTLSKYDHGLWYYIGTNSESFMQNKFFSYDMAFGGAGFAISYPLAKALAKVFDSCIARYPHLYGSDGRVHACLAELGVSLTREPGFHQMDFHGNVFGMLAAHPIRPLVSMHHMEAIDPIFPNMTTVKAVEHLYKAASFDPHRILQQTVCYDHWFSWTVSVSWGYAVQVFDRNVLLSDVQCVQESYAPWKRSHLGGLYDFDTRKYEFDLCRRQLVYFLDKVSSGSNGTETTYKKKTSEECKFDMTSPRRLEEIRVLSSKLVLDKQQLLAPRRHCCDVLHSTSGNVMEIGIRECKEDELIYMHH, translated from the exons ATGCAGTTTTTTCAGGTTCCCAACAAGACACAACATTCCACCAACCCTTTCAAAAATCTCATAATAATATCCTGTTTTGGTTGCATGATTTatcttgtttgtaccatctttcTTGCTCCTAACAACAACAAGCATTTCCATACCTCAGTTTCATTACAGGATGATGAATTATCATCTCAAACTAATCTTGATCATATTGTTTTTGGAATTGCATCCAATGAGCAATCTTGCTCCAAAAGAAAGGAATATGTTAAGCTCTGGTGGGAACCCCATATAATGAGGGGATGTGTGTTTCTTGAAAAGATGCCACCTTTTTCATCAAATCGAACATATAATGAGTCTCTGCCTCCCATTTGCATTTCTGAGGATACTTCTCGGTTTAGATATACGCATAGAGGTGGGACACCTTCAGCAATTCGCGTGGCACGTGTGGTCTCAGAGACGGTGGCACTTAATCATTCTAATGTAAGATGGTTTGTGTTTGGAGATGATGACACTATTTTCTTCCCTGAAAATTTGGTGAAGACACTTTCTAAATATGATCATGGACTTTGGTACTATATTGGAACAAATTCAGAAAGCTTTATGCAGAACAAGTTTTTCTCTTATGATATGGCTTTTGGTGGAGCTGGTTTTGCTATAAGTTATCCTTTGGCAAAAGCTTTAGCCAAAGTCTTTGATTCATGCATTGCAAGATATCCCCACTTATATGGAAGTGATGGTAGAGTTCATGCCTGTTTAGCAGAGCTTGGTGTTAGCTTAACACGTGAGCCCGGTTTTCATCAG ATGGATTTTCATGGAAATGTGTTTGGAATGTTGGCTGCACATCCCATTAGGCCATTGGTATCTATGCATCATATGGAGGCAATTGATCCTATATTTCCGAATATGACAACAGTAAAGGCTGTGGAGCATTTGTACAAGGCAGCAAGCTTCGATCCACATCGGATTTTACAGCAAACAGTATGCTATGATCATTGGTTTTCTTGGACAGTTTCAGTGTCTTGGGGATATGCTGTTCAAGTGTTTGATAGGAATGTGCTTTTGTCAGATGTTCAGTGCGTGCAAGAGAGCTATGCTCCCTGGAAAAGGAGTCATTTAGGTGGATTATATGACTTCGATACGAGGAAATATGAATTTGATCTGTGCAGAAGGCAGCTTGTTTATTTCTTGGACAAAGTGTCTTCTGGAAGCAATGGAACTGAGACTACTTACAAAAAGAAGACATCTGAGGAATGCAAATTTGACATGACTTCGCCTAGAAGACTAGAAGAAATCAGAGTGTTATCGAGCAAGTTAGTCCTCGACAAACAACAG TTGCTAGCTCCAAGAAGGCATTGCTGTGATGTATTACATTCTACATCGGGTAACGTCATGGAAATAGGGATAAGAGAATGCAAGGAAGATGAACTAATTTACATGCACCATTAG